The following is a genomic window from Malus sylvestris chromosome 12, drMalSylv7.2, whole genome shotgun sequence.
TACTTATGTATGTTGCCCTTTTGTTTGTATGATCAAATAGGTGAGGTCTTTGAACTTGAAGAGTACGATGGGGAAAGCTATCCGTATCTACTAAGTTCATAATCTTTATCAGAGACTTTCCAAGCGAAGGAAGCATCGGCAAACTTTTTTTCTAAGACATTTATTGCATATGTTTCAGtgttatattttgttttcattaacTTTGATTTCGTCGTTAAACTACAATTAGTACTGTGCTGTTTTAGATGAATGCTTTTGGAAAATTTTGAAGGAAAGTCTTTTTCTCTAATGTCTAGTGGATGGTGAAAGGTTACAATTGGGATgaaagaattagggttttcagaatatgcttgtttcttttcttcACCTGTATTCCGAAAGCCATAATCCTTTCATCGTAATGGACCCAGTTGTAATGGGGACTTCGACGATGAATCTGGATGAAGGGTTTCTTTCGGTTGGGTTCCCGTTTGTTCAACCGAGTCCGGGAAATGCACTTTGAACGATTGGCGATGATCTTGCCTGATGATATTCCTTTGATAACAATGTAGATTACCATATGTGGATTGGCTTGTGGGCCAAACGCGTCTTAAGCTGTCTTTGTATGGAGTCTACAAAAGCACTTTTGCAAACCTTTTGTTTCACCAtgaattgaaagaaagaaatttgGCGAGTGCACTCGTCTACACTTGAATCCATAAGACAAACATGtaaatgcaaatacaaaaaccaaaacaaattcaGCCCTTTTTTCTGTTTTGGTCATATATTTACGCTACTATAATATTTAAGCAATATTAGTTTGCCGTTGTAGAGAGTCGAATATGAGACTTCCCACCGTAGTGCCAATTGGTAACAAACCAAATTCTAGGTTGTAATTTTTTTctcgcttttttttttaatgaacgaTAAGATAATCTATATTAAATCATCTAAATTATCGGATAGAAAATCAAACACGGGACATTAATTGTAAGAGCGAATGTTCTTAGCCAACTGAGCTATAATGCACTTGCATACAACTTTGCAGTAAAGTCACCCACATCCAATCACATACCAAAGTCTTCGGTTGTTGGAACAAACTTTAGTGAAGTGATTTCCGCACATCCATTTTCTTCCCCGCTATGCTCTTTCGTTTTTCTCTGGTATTTGGGTTGAGTAAATCGAAGGAGAATCGAGGGGCGGAAATGAACAAACTAGTGTAAATCACTTCGTTGAACTTTACAATTGCGATGGGATGAAACTCATTTCCAACTTCATTAACAGCTTGTAACGAGTAAAAGATGGCAAACAGTGAAGAACAAAAATTCCAAGTTGGAAAACTAGAACTCTCAGACAAAGGCAAGGGATTCATAGAACTACTGCAACAACTGACCGTTTGTGATTCTGTATCCGACAAGGACTTTGAAGATCGATTTAAGGAGCTTAGCACCCGAGCAGAGGACCATCAGGTCTTTGTAATACAAGATGATCGCTCCGGGAAGATTGTCGCAACTGGGAGTGTGTTCATTGAGAGGAAGTTTATAAGAAACTGTGGCAAAGTCGGGCACATTGAAGACGTTGTGGTTGATGCCAATGCGCGCGAAATGCAGCTAGGGAAGAAGATTATTAACGCCCTTACGGATTATGCTCCTTCGATGGGGTGTTATAGGGTGATTCTCGATTGCAGCGTTGAGAACAAAGCGTTCTATGAGAAATGTGGCTACAAGCAGAAGGAAATTCAGATGGTGAAGTACTTCATATGAGAAGCATTCTTAATTCCTTGTAAGTTGGCttcttgcttttgtttcttttcgcTTGTGCTGTATAAACAAAGAGTTTCGGAGGAAAAAATTCATCCGTCATAATTTAAACCTTGCCATGACAACATTGAAATTTCGATCGGGAGTTTTATGTAGTGCTTAGAAGTGAAATCTGCCCAGTTAATTAGTTCAATCCCATTTTTTCAGCAGAACTTAGAAGTTGAAGATTGTTCGAAACCATCTTTTGTTTGCCACGACAATATTATATCCTTGGCATGCAGAAGAAAATACTGTCAATTTCCAAAGGGCTCCGGTGACTAAGATTGGATTGGCGTAGATAATTCTATGTGTGAAAGGTATGTTGAATGAAAGAAATTAAGAAACTGTGTCCGACTTGAAGGTAGAAGATGGATAATTCATTGAGGGAACTTTTCCCTTTGAATCCCCGCGTAACGGTAGGATTAGAAGGGTTAAGTTTCATTCATGCTTAATCCTACAAATAAAAAGATCATTCACCTATACCTTTAAGTACatgcttcttttttctttttgtatgaGCTATCCGCTATATTCCAATCTTAGTCACCAAACGAGCTCATATGAAATTACTACCATTTCAAATTTGAAAGCACTCTCCATACTGCTGTGAAACTGCAAACAGGCGGGCTGTTGAGTAGCTGTTTTGGACTTAAGAAGGAAACAAGGTTTAGCGGAAGAACACTACTTAGCTTCTTATAGACAAAGAGTCGTTCCATCTTATATATCGACTActcatataaacatacattaacctaattatgttttttttttttttttacgtgtAAGAAGCTAAATATTCTCAACAAAAACTAAAGTTAAACTGTAAACTATTCCATAATAGATGGAAAAACATGTCCAAACCAGCTTTTGTGCATTTAAAATGCTAGCGTTAATACTTTTCTATGTACATGTGAACAACTGATAACTATTAACGTCTTGATAAACCATCCAATTAATAACGCTTAACACGAACTCATCTATACATTATAGTACATTCAACAACATTGTTTGGCTTCTTATACCTCATTAAACGCAGTTACAATTTGATACATGTACTAAAATATCTCATTAGaactacaaaaagaaatatttcCATACACATGTCAAGATCAAATTTGTTTGTAGGAAATCATGACTCCTTataagtaaaaagaaaaatattttcgGAACGTACTAACCAATTTTTCATTAATAATACGTAGTACAGTAGTACGAAAAATATgactgaaattgaaataaaaattcaatagtTGTAGAAATCAAATCTAACAGTACATTTTTGCTGACCATCCTAAAGTAGTGGTAACGTCCTCCAACCTATTAATTACTGTTAGATTAAGTTTTGAGATTTATgagaagtgcaaaatgagatttttagatcAGTTATCTTTTCCAAATTTCAAAAGCTCAATAATAGATAATGACGTGGTGGAAGCTGATTGGTACGTCGAATCATGACACTGTGGTCGCCTCCACATGCAAATACCTACTCTCCATCCTTACGCACCAAAAAAATTAGTCGTTTAGACATTTTAACGAATACCTTTCCCCTCCGTTTCCGGCATCTCTGTAACCCTAGACCCTAAAATCCCAATTTCTAAATcgacatttgaaattaattttttatttttatatgaatAAATACTGCAACTTTTCTATTTGGTGGTGAACGTAGAAAACAAtacaaatagaaattaaataaaaatggcGTCGAGCTTGCACCAATGGGAGTCAGACCCTCTGTATTCCGCGGCCGAAGTCGTCCAAGATTCCGCTGACAGGTTAATTGCTCCTACCttttttcattctttctttaattttaatatgCATTGGAAATTTGGAAGCGTTTTTCTTGCTTTTGGGGAAAGAAAGGCAAAAACTTCTTCTTGGGCTGAGAagaaagttaataaaaaaaaaaggtgaaaagtATTATTTTTGAACTGCTGAATTTGATGAACTTGATTTCTGAGCTGGGTTAGAATGTTGGCAtctgaatttatttttttgtcgaaGATCTTTGTTTGGTTTGGGAATGATGTTGTCTATCACAAATGGGACTTCATATGCATCAAAACTTATTTTTCTTGTGCTTGTCGAGCTACCCGAAAAGTCCAAGTGCGTAGTATTCATTTATGTGCTTGTCTTTCCTTTCCCAATGTGGAAGTCCGCTATAGATATGGTCTCACGTGAGGGAGTGTGTTGGAAATCCCACATCGGGAGTTTAACAGAAGAACCGAGGCCTTTTTGGATGAAACCCCACTCCTGCTGGGCTAGCAGGCGGTTAAGTTGGGGACAATTTTGGTGTTGGACCATTTGGCCCGTCTCTCTGAAACTTTGACAGTCCGAAACatcaacttttgagaaatgccAGTAACGAATAAACTGTAAACCTGCCCATTTTTACTTTCTTCAATATTTCGCTTTTTCGAAAAATAAAGGAGCTTACAGATTGATAATTCATTGTTGTATAAACATAAGGAACTTTGTTTTTTTCTGTTGTGGATTGCTTATTGTATTTGCTGTTCTGTGTTTTTATTATGTTGAGTAGCTTATGAGTAGTCCATTCCCTGAAACCAGTGCtcattttgttttggtgttttaaattttaggatGGAATCGGTTTTCCGCTCTCTGCTGCATGAGCTCAGTCTTGTTCAAGGTGACTGTCCAGACCCAAAGTTACATGTGTCAATAGATTATCACAAACGCGATCTTGCTACTACACTTGAAACGACAAAGTGGCAGGTGGTAATCTTTGTACATGTCAACTCtttctttcttcattttctgCTTAGTTAGGTTTTAGTGATTCTCTCCTGCCAGTTGGAAGACTTTGAAAGAGCAGTGGCAGGCAGGTCTCAAAATCGGGAGGATGTAAATTCAAGACACAAGCAGTTTATCGGAGCCATGAGGGAACAAATACTTTATGTGGAGAAGAGCTTGGAGGGCACACCGATAGGAGATCCCATGCGAAATACAGAGTGGGTTAACTTGAATGAACAAGATAGACATGGTTTGGCATTGTTTCTTTCTGGTGGAAATAACGCCGAGCCCACTGATGGTCAAGAAGTGGAAGACAGCAGTATCTTGAGAAGATTTCTTGATCCAACCGCATGTAGTGCTAAAGACAGTACTTCTGGTATAGATGAGCACAAAAACAGAGAAATTGAGGACTTGAATACGAATGGAGTGGTGCATGTGGACCATGTTATTGAATCTAGAAAGGAGAACAACTTGAGTAAAGTTGGTTACTATAACAGATTTGGTGAAGGTGGGAGTTGGGACATCGGCAATACAAGGTTGAAATCTGATTTTACAGATTCTTTTCCACAGACCTCTTGTAACAGATATGGAGGTGGTGAGAGTCGGGATCTGGAAGCTAATGAAGCCAaacctgaaagcttcagcagaACAAACGTATTGGGGTTCTTGAATACTGCATGGAGTGTGTATGGGAGTAGGGTCACTGGGAGCTATACAAAGAGATTTAAAGATGGAGAAGAACAAAGTCATTCCCCATCAATTGCTGATGTTTCTCATGCCGCTCAGGTAATTTGGCAATCAGAAATCAGAAACTTTTAACTATTCACAACTCTTCTATTTACTCTTAAATCTGTAATTCAAGCGTCACGTTTTCTTTCTTCGATAATTAAGAAGATTCTTGAATTTTCCAATTCCGTTAAGTATTGCATGTTCATTAGTTCATATTCTTCTTTAGTAATTAGCTGTGACTTGAGATCAAAGAAGGAAATACTTGTAAGTTCTATCAAATTTTCAGTGTTCCAAAAGGATTGTTGTGTGATTATATCTGATTCCGCTCTGTAACCTGAATCATTTCATTGTGGAAAACTTGGTTTGGCTTTCTATGCTTCAGCCTAGATGCTTATGGGTTTGCTTGTCCTTGACAGGTTCAGCATCAGGGAACGTGGTTGTATAGAAATTTTAAAGAGTTGTGTATGGGGATCCGGACAATGGTTATGTACTTACGGACCTGGCTTGGTGTATTTAGGGCAAGATATGAAAGATCACCTTATCACATTCAAGTTCAGCGGCATTCTATTCACGTGGTATTGATAATACTACTTTCGCTCATTATTTTAGGTGAGGACAGATTACTTAGTAATATTGTCTGCAGTGCATGTTTGTTTCCTTGTTATTAACTGCATTTAGCTGTCGTTCGAACCATGTGATTGATTGAGAAACTACATAGGAAAACCAAACATGTCGTTATTTCCCCCTTTGAAATTGTCAATATTAGTATAGTTTCATCTGTGCTTTCTTTTTAACTCTGCTCATCACTCAGGCACACTGGTGTCCCGGCTTGCTTAAAGACATTCGTGGTTTGGGTACACTCTACAATCTGTACATGCAAGGGGTTTTCTCAAGACTTTTTAACGTGGGAAGAACTGCTTTTTCGCCATCTGACCCTCTTATCATGGTCGGATGCAAACACTATTCAAACCTGGAGAAATTGTGCACCATTGGGCATCGCGTCATTACTCGAGTGAGTCTCTGACTGTAAGATGTATTGGTTTTGTGATCGTCGATTCTGCTACCAGTCTGCATGATTGTTATGTCAAGAATGGAGCCGTTGGAACCAGTCGataatggtttggtttggtttctgCAGTGTGTAAATTTGTGGTTTACTCGAGTTATTATGTTGTATTTGGTCAGAACGGGGTCAGCTGGGGTCGATCCATTGTTTTCCAGTCACCATAACCGGAATTCATGCTGTGCTACATTTTGATTGGTGTGGTAGATCCGCTTCAATAATACTTGATCTGGAGGAAAATTGATAGTCGTGACATAGTATAACATTGCTATCGCGAGTCTTACATTTCAGAGCAAAAGAAAACGAAACCCGAGCTGAACAGCAGATTCTCAATTGTTCGAGTTTCCTGGATATCAAGTGTCGTAATGACAACCAATGTATTAAAAGGAGGAGGTGTAGGCGAGGCGTTCCATGGATAGCCCTGCCTAGGCGTGAGGGGAcctaaataatttaatatatattgaGATTAGAATACTGAAAAActtgaattttgaaacaaattatggtggtttggagaattttgaaacaaattgaGGTATGAGATTGGAGTAAAATTGAAATATAGGATTGGGATTGAAAATTTAGGGTTTGAGGAATAGGGGAATCGTGGAATTGGGGATGGGGTGAAATATAGCAGAGAGAATCGGGTATTGGTTGGTGGAATATACAGAGAAAATGGGATATTGGGTGGTGAAAATAGCAAAGAATTGGCAGATAATGACTATagtgattataaaaaaaataaaaaattagacttTGCCAAAAGGACGTCGTTTTGAACCAAGTCatttaaaaagaattaaaagatTTGGCCAAAACGACATCATTTTGGGCCAagtctataaaaaataaaaaaacctttctTCTCCCTCACGCGGTCGTCTTCTTTGTGAAGACGCCGTTGCAACATAGTTATAGAGCATAGAGTTTTCCAGAACATTTCAGATTTCAAGCAAGATTTTGGATCATAGGAACGCCCAGTCAACGCCTCAGGCGCGCCCCGACAAAGCCTAGGCGAGTTTCCCCCCAATCCAAGAAAACAGAGGTGACAAAGCCCCACCTACAAGGCCGCCAGGTGCGCCCCAAGGCGCGTTTTTTAAAATACTGATGACAACTGGTGCAAAACAGTATAAATACGTCTCAGCGCAAGAGAAAACGAAACGCAAGATGAACCAAAAAACAGTATTAGTAGAAACAATCCCGAGATGAACAGCAGATTCTCAACTATGATGGGCTTGTTTCTAACACTCAGTATTCTATTAGTTCGTTCGACAAAGTTAACAAAGTGAGAAGCTAGTATCGGCCCTCTTTTTCCCTCTCAGGTGACTTTCACGGCCACGGAAAGCTACCTGTGTCCGATTCTGCAAATTCCAGACACAAGGGGATATGCCGAAACATATACATGAGCCTCATGATCCATAGATTCTTTCGAGTGTAAAATAGTTTTGTTGTCCACCTGAGATCTATATTACAAGGTTTCTTACTTTCTTCCCAGTTGCACCCCACCAGAACTCCAGAATGTCAATCTATATTTCAAACAAATGCTAATACCACCGAGGGTGCGTAAGCTTGCCAATCGACAGCTTGAAGCTCTAATATTCTTGAGGAAGACCACTGGTAGCTCTCCCTgtaacaaaaaatataattgcCTAATCAgcatgtgaaaaaaaataaaaatttgacgaGATTCACTGTAACTTGGTAACCCTTGCGTTCTTGAATCCTGGCCTGATAACTGTTTGTTTTAGAGAACCGTGTTTCAAGTTCACCAACAAGTAGACATACGTCAAATAGAAATAAACCTAGAACATCTGCTCTTTTGATCCATAGACTACTAAAAGGAGTCGTGCAACTGATAAATATACCAAATGCCCTCAATTTTCAGGCACTCAATGAACCAACCATACCTGCAGTGGCATTTGTTTACAAGATACCTAGAAATGCAAATGGTATTTTCATCCAAGGAAAGAAATGTATATACTTACCATTTAACAGTAGCCTCTTCTCAATCTGACTTTTCGATTTCTCGAAACCTCTTATCCCATTCTTGAGCTTCATAGTCTTGCTCAACCAAATCCTTGTCCGTGCTATATACAATTCTATCCTGCCCTATGAATGTTTTTTGGGCCATTTCCCGAGCACTGAGGAGCTGAAACATCATACAGAAAATATGTAACTAAATATTGTTTTAATCATTGAAGGAACAGAGTTCATCTAGTTTCCGTTCTTTgttcctttttctttatttcaGTTGTCTTTACATCAACAAGTACATGGTTACCTTATGAAAAATCCTATACCTTGCACCCTAAGACAACCTCATGTGAGCGTTCAAGTGAAGAAAACTACCACTATTTTTTAGTTTGAAACTTCATATCTTACAACAGTTAACAAATGCAGCATTGCTGCACTAGTATGTTCAACTTAATTTTGAGTTAAGAAGATTGGTATGTTTTCAATGGCAACGCAATCATTAAGAGTTTGTTTTCCTCAAGCAAGTATAGGCCTTATGCATTAAGagtgggagggagggagggcTTGATCAGCACTAGGTGAAATTTCATTTATAGATCTCATACCTATCCCCTACAAACTAGCGTGCGAGACTGTGAGTACAAATTTAAATAATGACAAAGCACACATGTGCAGTTTGAGATAGAAACCATTAATCAAGACAATCTAGAGAAGCACCAATTTACCTTTCTTCTAAGTGAGATATCCGGCAATTCAAGGGATCGAGCAAACTGCTGTCttgctttatttcttttttctatGTTAGCGTTTGTCTTAAGCAGGAGGAACCACCGGAACAAAGGAATTGCAAAGAAAGAACCAGCATAAATCTGCAAAATAATTGTGAGGCAAGATAAAATCCAACTCAATAGTGCCTGAGGATTTAATCAGGTCTTCATATAGGGAGAGCTTCATAAGAGGGATCCCTATCCACTATTCAAGAGAAAGATTGCGTGTGAACCCAACCATTTAACAAAAAAGTACAAATTCTTGATTGCAGGTAGGGAACTTTAATTTGTTTGAA
Proteins encoded in this region:
- the LOC126592643 gene encoding glucosamine 6-phosphate N-acetyltransferase-like, with the translated sequence MANSEEQKFQVGKLELSDKGKGFIELLQQLTVCDSVSDKDFEDRFKELSTRAEDHQVFVIQDDRSGKIVATGSVFIERKFIRNCGKVGHIEDVVVDANAREMQLGKKIINALTDYAPSMGCYRVILDCSVENKAFYEKCGYKQKEIQMVKYFI
- the LOC126593331 gene encoding uncharacterized protein LOC126593331 isoform X2 gives rise to the protein MASSLHQWESDPLYSAAEVVQDSADRMESVFRSLLHELSLVQVILSCQLEDFERAVAGRSQNREDVNSRHKQFIGAMREQILYVEKSLEGTPIGDPMRNTEWVNLNEQDRHGLALFLSGGNNAEPTDGQEVEDSSILRRFLDPTACSAKDSTSGIDEHKNREIEDLNTNGVVHVDHVIESRKENNLSKVGYYNRFGEGGSWDIGNTRLKSDFTDSFPQTSCNRYGGGESRDLEANEAKPESFSRTNVLGFLNTAWSVYGSRVTGSYTKRFKDGEEQSHSPSIADVSHAAQVQHQGTWLYRNFKELCMGIRTMVMYLRTWLGVFRARYERSPYHIQVQRHSIHVVLIILLSLIILGTLVSRLA
- the LOC126593331 gene encoding uncharacterized protein LOC126593331 isoform X1 yields the protein MASSLHQWESDPLYSAAEVVQDSADRMESVFRSLLHELSLVQGDCPDPKLHVSIDYHKRDLATTLETTKWQLEDFERAVAGRSQNREDVNSRHKQFIGAMREQILYVEKSLEGTPIGDPMRNTEWVNLNEQDRHGLALFLSGGNNAEPTDGQEVEDSSILRRFLDPTACSAKDSTSGIDEHKNREIEDLNTNGVVHVDHVIESRKENNLSKVGYYNRFGEGGSWDIGNTRLKSDFTDSFPQTSCNRYGGGESRDLEANEAKPESFSRTNVLGFLNTAWSVYGSRVTGSYTKRFKDGEEQSHSPSIADVSHAAQVQHQGTWLYRNFKELCMGIRTMVMYLRTWLGVFRARYERSPYHIQVQRHSIHVVLIILLSLIILGTLVSRLA
- the LOC126593331 gene encoding uncharacterized protein LOC126593331 isoform X3, which produces MSSVLFKLEDFERAVAGRSQNREDVNSRHKQFIGAMREQILYVEKSLEGTPIGDPMRNTEWVNLNEQDRHGLALFLSGGNNAEPTDGQEVEDSSILRRFLDPTACSAKDSTSGIDEHKNREIEDLNTNGVVHVDHVIESRKENNLSKVGYYNRFGEGGSWDIGNTRLKSDFTDSFPQTSCNRYGGGESRDLEANEAKPESFSRTNVLGFLNTAWSVYGSRVTGSYTKRFKDGEEQSHSPSIADVSHAAQVQHQGTWLYRNFKELCMGIRTMVMYLRTWLGVFRARYERSPYHIQVQRHSIHVVLIILLSLIILGTLVSRLA